GCTGGCGGCGTGTGCTCAACCCGCGACGCCTGCCCCCACCCAGCCTGCCGCGCCTACCCAGGCCGCGGAGCCTGCGAAGAAGCCCTTCCGGGTGGGCCTGGTGACCGATGTGGGCAAGATCGACGACAAGTCCTTCAACCAGGGCACCTGGGAGGGTGTGCAGAAGGCGGTCAAGGAGCTGGGCGTGGAGGCCAAATACATCGAGACCCAGGATCCCAACGATTACATGAAGAACATCGCCCAGTTCGCGGACGCCGGCTATGACGTCATCGTCACCGTGGGCTTCGCCCTCGGGGAGGCCACCCGCGAGGCGGCTCAGAAGTATCCCAACGTTAAGTTCATCGGCGTCGATCAGTTCCAGGAGAGCACCATCCCCAACGTCGCTGGGCTGATCTTTGAGGAGGACAAGGCGGGCTTCATGGCCGGCGCCCTGGCTGCCCTGATGAGCAAGACCGGCAAGATCGGCGCCGTCCTGGGCACCGACGCCGTCCCGCCGGTGTGGCGATTCGGCGAGGGCTACCGCGCCGGCGCCAAATACGTCCGCCCCGACGTCGAGGTCCTGGTGGTCTACCACAACGACGTGGGGCTGGATAAGACCTTCACCGACCCCGAGTGGGGCAAGTCCACCGCCCTCTCCCTGGTGGACAAGGGCGTGGATGTGATCTTCGGGGCGGGCGGCAAGACGGGCAACGGGGCCCTCATCGCCTGCGCGGAGACCAAGAAGTGCCTGGCCATCGGCGTGGACGTTGATCAGTATTACACGGTGCCGGAGGCCCGCAGCGTCCTGCTCACCAGCGCCATGAAGGACCTCACCGAGGGGACCTTCAACCTGATCAAGGCCGCCTATGAGGGGAAGTGGCAGGGCGGCAACGTGATCGGCCCAGTGCGCCTGGCGCCCTTCCACGACCTGGAGAGCCAGGTCCCCCAGGAGGTCCGCCAGAAGCTGGCGGAGATCGAGAAGGGGCTGCAGGACGGCACGATCAAGACCAACGTGCCGCCGGCCAAGCCGCAATAAGCCGTCGCCGTTCATCGGTATTCCGGCCCAGGGCACCGATCGGGGCAGGAGAACCCTGCCCCGATCTTGTTTCGCCCCTCTCTCTATGGAAGCGGAAAATCGCTATAATCCCTCTCTGGGGGCGGTTGGCCTCTGGTGAGGCCCCCGGTCTTCAAAACCGGTGTCGGGCCGCGGCGCGGCCCGGGGTGGGTTCGATTCCCATCCGCTCCCGTGGCCGGTGTGCTCAAAGGCCGTTCGGAGCGTGCTTTCCCCGGCGGGCCTGCAAAGGCGCCCACCGAGGCGGTTCATCCTCACGCGGAGGCAGGAGACGATGCGCGCGGTTCGGATCCATCAGTTCGGCGGCCCCGAAGTCCTTCAGGTGGATGAGATCCCTATCCCCACCCCCGGCCCCGGCCAGGTCCTGGTCCGCCTCCGAGCCATCGGGGTGAACTTCATCGACACTTATCATCGGACCGGCCTTTACCGGATCTCGCTCCCCTTCATCCCCGGGCAGGAGGGGGCGGGCGAGGTGGTCGCCGTCGGCCCTGGGGTGACGGAGTTCCGGGAAGGAGATCGGGTGGCATATGCCGGGGTCTCCGGCTCCTACGCGGAATACAATGTGGTGCCCGCGGATCGTCTGGTGAAGCTACCCCCCGCCATCGATTTCCCGCAAGCGGCGGCGGTCCTCCTCCAGGGCATCACTGCGCAGTATCTCAGCGTCAGCACGTATCCCCTGAAGCCCGGCGAGACCTGTCTCATCCACGCGGCCGCTGGGGGCGTCGGGACGCTGCTGGTGCAGATGGCGAAGCGCCGGGGCGCCCGGGTGATCGCCACGGTCTCCTCCCCTGCCAAGGCCGAGGTCGTCCGCGACCTGGGGGCGGACGCGGTGATCCTCTACACCGAGCAGGACTTTGAAGCGGAGGTCAAGCGCCTCACCGACGGCCGCGGCGTCGATGTGGTCTACGACTCCGTGGGGAAGGACACCTTCGAGAAGAGCCTGAACTGCCTGCGTCCCCGCGGCTACATGGTGCTCTTCGGTCAATCCAGCGGGCCGGTTCCTCCCATCGATCCTCAGATCCTGAACCAGAAAGGCTCCCTGTTCCTCACCCGCCCCTCGATGTGGCACTACCTGCTGACCCGCGAGGAGCTGCTCTGGCGGGCCGGGGAGGTGCTCCATCTGGTGGCCACCGGCCAACTGAAGGTCTTCATCGACTCCACCTTCCCGCTGGAGCAGGCGGCGGAGGCCCACCGCCGCTTGGCCTCCCGCCAGACGGTGGGGAAGATCCTGCTGATCCCATAATCTGAATCCCCGTCCCCGGAGGCCTATTCGTTGATGTTCACCTTCCTGGACCCCTCCGGCCTGCGGTGGACCGCGGGGATCGCCCTCGAGGCGGTCGACGGTCAGACCTGGCCGTCGACCGCCTGGCGTCTGGTGGAGGAACAGCGCTTCCCCTTCTCCGATCTCCACGGATCCGGCGAGGAGCTCCGACAGGTCTTCCAGGCGCCCGGTTGGGAGGCGATCCGTCTCTTGCGCCGCTACAGGGCGGCGACGGCTGTCCGACTGCTCCTGCGCCGGCGCGCGGCTTCCTCCATCGCCCTGCGCCGGGCGGCGGTGCTGACCGGGCCGGTGGCGGCTCCTCTGCCGCTTTCCCGCTGGCGATTCTACCGGAATGGGTTTCACTCATGGAGCTTCGCCGGAACCACCCCGGTGGAAGGCCGGGACGCCGGGACCCTTTTCGGGCCCCTGGGCGCCCCTATGACCTTCGATGTGGCGACCCCTCCCGGACCCCCGGGTGTGCGACGCAGCGATCTGGTCGCCGCCCTGATCGTGGGGGAGCGGGCGCTGATCGTCGGCCAGATCACCACGGCGGATCAGTTCGTCAAGATCGAGCTGGACACGCGCGGGATGCCCCAGCTGCACGTGTATGCGGAGCTGGATGGGATCTCTGTCGCCCCGGAGGAGGAGATCCCCTCCGAGTGGGTCTGGGTAGAGATCCGTGAGGTATCCGATCCCGATCCGTTCGGGGACTATGCGGAGGCGGTCGCCCGAGCGATGCAGCCCCGGATCCCGCCGCACGCTCCTTCCGGCTGGTGCTCCTGGTATTTCTACTACACGCGCGTGCGCGATGCCGATATCCGTTCGAACCTGCAGGCGCTGGCGGCATGGCGGGAAGTCCTCCCTGTGGAGCTGATCCAGATCGACGATGGCTTCCAGACGGCGGTGGGGGAATGGACCCGGTTCAGTCCTCGTTTCCCCGAGGGGGTGGCCCCGCTGGCCCAGGAGATCCGGGAGGCAGGCTTCACGCCGGGCCTGTGGCTCGCGCCCTTCCTGGCATGGCCAGAGGCGGGGGTCGTCCGGATGCATCCCGACTGGCTGTTGCGGGATGCGCGGGGCCGTCCGGTCTCCGCCGGCTTCAACTGGTATCGCTGGCTCCGGGCCCTGGATCCCACTCATCCCGGCGTGGAGGAATGGCTTCGGGATCTGATCCGCACGGTGGTCCATCGCTGGGGCTTCCCTTACCTGAAGCTCGATTTCCTTTATGCGGCAGCGCTCCCCGGTCGCCGTTATGATCCGAAGGCCACCCGGGCGCAGGCCCTCCGCCGGGGGCTCCGGGCCATCCGCGAGGCGGCCGGGGAGTCCGCTTTCTTGCTCGGATGTGGCTGTCCCTTAGGCCCCGCCATCGGCCTGGTGGACGGCATGCGAATCGGCCCGGATGTGGCGCCCCACTGGGAGCCCCGCATGTTCGGCCTGCGCCGTCCCTTTCGGGCCGAGCGCAGCCTTCCGGCGGCGCGGAACGCCATCCGGAACACCCTCACCCGCTCCTGGATGCATCGCCGATGGTGGTGGAACGATCCCGACTGTCTGCTGCTGCGCGTCCATGCCACCTCCCTCACGGAGGATGAGGTCCGCCTGATGCTCACCGCCGTTGCCTTGAGCGGGGGGATGGTCCTGGTCAGCGACCCGGTGGCGGAGCTTCCGGAGGAGCGGCGAGCGCTCTGGGCGGCGTTGCTTCCCCCCACGGGGGAGCGGCCCGAGGTGCGGGATCTTTTCGAACGGGAGTTCCCCCGGGTGATGCGCCGGGCGGGAACCCTTTGCGGCGCTCCGGCGGTGTGGGTGGGTCTCCTGAATCCGGAGGATCGGCCCTGGCGGGCGGCGCTGCCTTTGAGCGACCTCGGCCTGCCGGAGTCGGCCTGGGGCTTTGAGCGCTGGTCCGGCCGGGCCCAGCGGCTGAGGGGGAACCTCCCGGTGGACCTGCCGCCGCATGGAGCGGCCCTCTGGCTTCTGCGGCCGATCCGACCCGGTCCGCAGTGGGTGGGCTCCACCCTTCGAATCCCGCCGGGTGCGGAGGTCGTGGAGGGGGAGGAGGAAGCCTCCTGGGGGCGCTGGGTGCTCCGCCGGGAAGCCCGCGCGCGAGGGTTCGTCTGGCTGGGGATCCCGGATGAGGGGGATGTGCCGGAGATCCGATGGAACGGGAGGCCGTGTCCAACCGAGCGGGCCGGGGAGGGCCTCTGGCGGGTCGAGCTGGCCTTTCAGGGAATCGGGGTGCTGGAGGCCTGTTGGACTTCGCCCTGATCAACGGTTTGCCAGACCACTTTCGAAACCCTGCGCAATGGAGGCGGTTCATGGAGCGGACGCTGGTGCTCATCAAGCCGGATGGGGTGCAGCGGGGGTTGATCGGGGAGATCATCTCCCGTCTGGAACGCCGCGGATTGAAGATCGTGGCGCTGAAGATGATGCGGATCACCCCTGAGCTGGCCGCGCGGCATTACGCGGTCCATCAGGGCAAGCCGTTCTATGAGGGGCTGATCCGTTACATCACCTCGGGGCCGGTGGTGGCGATGGTGGTGGAGGGGCCCCAGGCCATCGAGGTGGTGCGCAAGACGATGGGGGCCACCGACCCGGCGAAGGCGGAGCCGGGGACCATCCGGGCGGACTTCGGCCTCACCATCGGGCGCAATCTGGTCCACGGCTCCGACGGGCCGGAGACCGCCGCCTTTGAGATCGGGCTGTTCTTCCGCGAGGACGAGATCCTCTCCTATGAGCGGGCCATCGACCCCTGGGTCCTGGAGCGCTGATTCAACCGAGGGCCTGCAGGGCCTGCGTCAGCGTCTCCGGATCCTCCACCCGGAGGGTGCGCACATGCGGGGCGATGCGGCGGATCAGGCCGCTCAGCACATCCCGGGGGCCGAACTCGATGAAGATCTCCGCCCCTTGCTCCACCATATAGCGCACGCTCTCCGTCCAGCGGACGGGGGCGATGAGCTGGCGGGCCAGCTCCGCCCGCAGGGCGTCGGGATGGCCATCGAGGGGGCGGGCCTCCACGTTCCCGATCACCGGGACGCGGGGCGGCGAGAAGGGGATGGTCTCCAGCACCGACCGGAAGGGTTCCACGGCGGGGGCCATCAGGGGGGAGTGCGCCGCGATGCTGACGGCCAGGGGGATCACCCGACGGGCGCCCCGGGCCCGGGCGAGCTCGCCGGCCCGGGCGATGGCCCGCTGGCCCCCGGAGATCACCAGCTGCCCCGGGCAGTTGTCGTTGGCGACCACCACAGCCTCGCCGGTCTCGCGGTGGGCTTCCGCGCAGATCTCCTCCAGGGCCGCCCGTTCCAGGCCCAGCACCGCCGCCATCGCCCCCGGTTGCTGCTCGCCGGCCCATTTCATCCATCGTCCGCGCTCCTGCACCAGCCGCAAGGCGTCGGGGAACGCGAGGGCCCCGGCGGCCACCAGCGCCGAGAACTCCCCCAGGCTGTGGCCGGCCACCCAATCGGGGGGGAGCCCGCCCCGGGTTCGCCATGTCTCGTAAGCGGCGATGGAGACGGTGAGCAGCGCCGGCTGGGTGTAGAACGTGTCGTTTAGCTGCTCCTCCGGCCCCTCGAAGCAGAGCCGGGAGAGGGCGTATCCCAGCCGGCGATCGGCTTCCTCGAAGATCGCCCGGGCTTCGGGATAGCGCTCATACAGCGCCCGGCCCATCCCGACATACTGGGAGCCCTGGCCGGGGAAGACGAAGGCGAGCCGCGGAGGCATCCTCCATCCCTCCTCGCTTAGGAGTTCCCGCTCCTCGGGTTGGGGGTGAAGGTCTGAACGATGCGGTCGATGAGCTCCAGGAAGAAGCGTTGTCGGAAGCCGGCGATGAAGGCGATCAGATACATGAAAAGCGGATTGGCCGGCGCGGGGGTCCCCTGGATGGTGAAGAACCCCACGGTGATGATCATGAAGATGATCATCCCGATCATACTCCCCAGGATCGGCTGGACGAGATACCACATCACATACTGGCGATCGAAGTCCCGCCGGATGGCCACGTGCCAGTAAAGGCTGTAGAAGATCCCGCAGACCCCGCCCAGGCCGCCCCACATGATCGGCTCCCAGATCCCCTCATAGCCGGGAGGGACCACCCAGGCGCTGTAGCCCCGCCCGGCCGTGAGCGCATAGAGATACGCCCCCAGCCAGGCCAGCCCCCAGAGGAACACGAAGAGCCCGTAGGTGTATGACCAGCGCCAGAGCCGGCGGGCGATGGCGTATCGGGTCAGGGCGAGGCTGTAATAGTATTCTGCCTCATCGTAGCCGTCGGGCTTCAGGAGCGCCTCGCGGGCCTGTTTCAGCCAGCTGAGCGCTTGCTCCGCGGCGCCCGGGTCCGGGATCGCCCCGCCGGCGATGCGCCGGTAGAGCTCATCGATCCGTCCATGGAGCTGGCGAAGTTGGGCTTCGTCCACGGAACGAGGGCGGGGAGCGGAGAGCCGCTCAGGGGAGGGTGTGGGCACAGGTCCCATCGATGCCTCTCCTTCTTCAGAGGTCTCCATAGATGTCTCGAAAGCAGGCGCGATGGGGCCTACGGCCTCGGGCTCCAGCAGGCCCGGGATGCGCAGCGCCCGCATCGGCCCCTCCGGGTCGATCTGAATCCCCTCCGAAGCCGGAGGAGGGGCCTCCCAGCGCCAGGAGGGGGGAGCGGCCTCGGGAAGCGGCGAGGCCCTCACGGCCGCCGCCCGCGCTGCTTCCATCGCCAGGAAACGGAAGCCGTCTCCGTCTCGATCCCCTGCGGGGGTTGGGGAGGGAAGGCTTTCCTGGGGATCCCGCTCCCCGGACCCGGAGGCCCCGGCTTCCACGTCCGAGGCCGGCGGCGCTTCCGAGACCGGAGGGGCTGCGGAAGGTTCGGCGGGAGACTGCTGGACCGGCATCTCCGGCGGTGGGGATGACTCCACCGGCTCCACCCACTCAGCGAGGCCGGCGAACAGCGCCCGTCCTTTTCCGCGTAAAGAGATCTCCGGTCGCCCTCGTTTCCCCATCGCTTCCCTCGCTCCGGATCCGGAGGCAAGGATCCGTTCACCAGAACCCTTCTTCCTGCGGCCCGATGGGTTCCAGGTATTCCATCTCGACGACGTGGCGGGACCAGAGGTGCTCCCCCTCCCAGGCCTCCGCGATGACCGAATAGCGTCCGGGTGGCAGCTGCCGGAGGAGGGCGCTCGCTGTGTCCAGGGCCTCCCGCTGGTCCAGCGGGGCTTCGAAGAGCTCCATCACCTCGAACACCCGACGGACCTCGTGGGGCGCCAGGGTCACGGTCATCTCCCCCAGGGGGAAGGCCATCGGTCCCTCCAGGCGGAGGGAGACCCGCAGGGAAAGCGGCCGGTCCAGGTCCGAGATCACCCAGACCTCCCGCAGGGGCGGCTGGCCTACCCCCGCTCGCTCCACATACGGGACGATGGAGACCAGGACCGGGCTGGAGGCCTGCTGCAGGGCGAAATAGCCTTGCTTAGGGACGCGTTCCACATCCAGCACGGCCCAGGTGATCCCTTCCCACGGCTCGACGAACATAAAGTGAAAGTAGCCGGTGATCTGTCCTTTGGCCCGCCGATACGTGTGGATCGCAAATTCGATGAGGCGGGCCTGATAGCGCTGGCTGTTCTCCACGAAGGCCTCCAGGCGCTCCCCCATCTCCACCCCTGCCACGCGGAAGGTCTGCTCCGGCTGGAAGTTGTGATACACCCACGTCTCCCATTTCGGCGGCCAGGCGTCGGGGCCGAGGACCCGTCGGAGGAGCTCCGCCCGGGGCAGTGCCTGCGCCCCGAACTCCGAGGGCAGCGGCGCGCCGGGCAACGCCTGGAAGTCCCGCATGTGGCCCCAATACCATCCGGGATACGCGTGCTCCCGGAAATCCGAGGCCTCTTTCACCGGTCGGGTGGGATCCGCGGCCCGGATGGCCGCCGCCACCAAGGGCGCCAGGGTATACCGGTTGTGGGTGGGCTCGTTGTGGGCGCACCACAAAAAGATCGAGGGATGCGCCCCGAAGTGTGTCACCATCGCCTGGGCCTGGCGGACGGCCTCCTGGGCGAACGCCTCATCGTCGGCATAGCCCCACTGCAGGGCGAAGTCCTGCCAGACCAGGATCCCCTCCCGATCGCAGGCCTCGTAGAAAGCGGGATGGGTGAGATGGGCGTGTACCCGCACAGCGTTGAGGTTCGCGGCTCGCAGCAGGTGGACATCGCGTGCAGCGTCCTCAGAGGTGTAGGCGGCCAGCCACTGGGTGGGGATGATGTTGGTGCCCCGCAGGAACACCCGGCGGTCGTTCAGGAGCAGCCACGCGCCCTCCTGTCCGAGGGTTCGGAAGCCGATGGGCGCTGTCACCCGTTGATCCCCCAGAGCGGCCTCCAGCCGGTAGAGATGGGGAAAGCCCCGCTCCCAGATTTCCCAGCGTGGGAGTTCCGGGAGATCCCAGATGAGGGAGATCGTCTGCCGTCCGGCCTCCAGGTCCAGCATCCGTGTGGTCGTGAAGGAGGAGCCCTCGAAGTTCTCCGGCTGGAGGGTGAAGGTGAGCTCCGCACGGCCAGCGGCGAGGGCGTCCAGGGTAAGCTGGATCCGGAGGCGCCAGCCCTGGGGGCGGCGGAAGGTTTGATGGGTGAGATGGAGCAGCGCCACCGGCCCGGTCTCGAAGATCGTGATTCCCCCCCACAGCCCACCGGTTCCCCGCTCCTGCCCCCGGGCGGTGGCCCCGCCGGGGCGGCAGTCGTGCTGGCCGAAGATCCCCTTGATTTGCCGCTTCAGGCGGGGCCACACGGTGCCGTAAGGCTCCTTCGGGGCCGCCACGCGGAGCCAGAGGGTGTGAGGCTCCCGGGGGAGCTCCAGGAGCCAGGGCTCGAAGTATCCCTCGTGGGCGCCGAGGAACTGTTCATCCGCCCACGCGCGGCCGAAGTAATCCGCATACAGGCGGGCCCAGCGACGGGGACCTGTCGCCGCCAGCAGCTCCAGTCGATACCAGCCCACCTCCGCCTCGATGCCCTCCAGGGTCCACTGATGGGGAAGGGAGATCTCCCGCCAGCCCTCAGAGGGCAGCTCGGAGGGGATTTCCGCGGGATGCGAAAGGAAGTGTGCTCGCATTGAGGAAGAAGGCCTCCGGCTCAGGATGTGCGTGGATTGTTACTCAGTATACCGGGAGCTGCTCAAGAGGAACAATCGGGGACTGCCGGTCGACCGACTGCGAGGCTCGTGGTATCCTGGGGCCGATCTCTGAGGACATCCGGCAAATGAGTCTGCGAGCGCGCATCGAGTTAATGACATTGCGACGGATAGGCGGATATGCCCGATGGCGGGAGCGGCTGGCTGTTCAGTCCGCCCTCTGGGGGATGGCCCTCGGCTGGTCGCGGTTCCTGGGGTTCTTTCAGACCCTCCTGCTGGCGCATTGGCTGGGCCCAGCCGATTTCGGGCGGTTCAGCGCCCTTCAGAGCTGGTTGCGCTTCGGCCATGAGAGCGGCGAGTCCGGCCTCTCGATGCTCATCATTCGGGATCTGAGCCGCGGCGATGCCCCCCGGGTGAGGACGTATGTGATCCTGCGGGGGCTCTGGATCGCGGGCCTGTGGGGGCTGGCCGGGCTGGCGGCGTGGGGGGCGGTGGCGCCCCCGGCGATCCAGCAGGAACTGCCGGCACTGACCCCGCTGCTGTTCCTGATGCTGATCATCCCGCTGCAGGGCGCCCGCTTGGCGGCGGTTGGTCGGCTGGACCGCGCGGCCGCGGTGGTGTTCCTCACCCGCACGGTGGGGCTCACCGGCATGACCTTGGCGGCGCGATGGGGATGGACGGCGTTGTGGCTCGGCTTCGCGGGGGCGATGGCCCTGGACAGCTTGGGACTCTGGATGGCCGCTCGGCGGGTGGGGCCGCCGCTCTGGCCGGCCGCCGGGAGACGGTGGATGCCTGAGGCGCTCAAAGAGGGGCTCCAGATGCTGGCCTTCGGGATCCTGGGATCCCTCTACGCGCGGGCGGACAGCCTGTTGCTCCTGAGCCTGCGGGGGTCTGTGGAGGCGGGCTTTTACAGCTTGGCGTATCGCTTTTATGAGGCTGGTCTGTTGCTCAGCAACGCCCTCGCCGTGGCGCTGCTCCCCCGGCTGGCCCGGGAGGAGACCCCGGCCCATCGGGCCCGTCGCCTCCTCGGCGCCTACCTGGCGCTTCCGCTGAGCATGGCGATCGGGATGGCCCTTCTGGCAGAGCCGCTGATCCGGCTTCCCTTCGGCCCCCGCTATCTTCCGGCCGTCCCGATGTTGCGGTGGCTAGGGCTGTCCTGGATCCCGGCCTTCCTTTCCGGCCTGGGATCAACGGTCTGGATCAGCGCAGGGCGCTCGGGAAGGCTTCTGGTCGTCTTCGCCCTGGGAGCCGCCGTGAACTTGAGCCTGAACCTGATCCTGATCCCCCGCTGGGGCGGGGTGGGGGCGGCCATCGCCATGCTCGCTTCCACCACGGCCATGGCCCTCGCCTTCCTCCCCACCCTGAGGCCTCGCTGAGCCGCTTATCGCACCGGACGTTCCGGGCCGCGGCCGCGGAAGGCATCGACGAAGGCCGCAGTGGCCTCCGGATCCCAGGACTCCAAACGCAGCATGCGGGTCCAGGCGGTCAGGATCACCGCCCGCCCGAGCCCGGGCCGGGGGACGACCACGATCCCATCCCAAGGGCCGTTGAACATGCGCGCCCACGCCCGGAGCGTCTGGAGCGCCTCCGGCCCTGGATCGTCGTAGTAGATCACCACGAGGCCATGTTCTAAGGAGTGGACCAGGCGCTCGGGAGGCTGTTCCGTGGTGTAGAAACCAGGGGGACCGATTCCGGGCTGTGGGGGCCGGAGGTCGGAGGATCCGTCCGGTAGGGAGCCCGCTCGCCGGGTGCAAGGTGCACTCGGCCTTCCTCCGGGAAGATCTCCACCCGGCTCAGCGCGGGCTGGCCGCGTCGCGCGGCCTCCTGAAAGGCCGCATATGTGCGGCTCTGCGCCCCGATCCACCACAGCAGGCTGCCGGCAAGGAGAAGAAGAAAGGCGATCCCCAGCCCGCGGAACAACCACGGGCGGGGCACTGCGCGCCCCGGCTTCCGGGTTTTCTTCTTAGCCATCTGGGATCCCCCTCCGAGGACGCGTCTTGTCTTCCCCATTCTATCCCCTAAGGAGGAAACGGCGGACCACATCAGGCTTTCCGGTTTTTTCGTCACGGGTCGATCCAGGGGCTTCCGCTTCGATCGGCTCCGGTGCGTGTATTAGGCGGCTGCTCACAGTGGCCTCACACGTCCCGGGGCCGGAGGCTACCCCACCCGGAAAACCGGAAAGCCCCAGGGGACATCGGAGAAGCGGAACGCCGGAGGTCTCGCCTCCGTAGCCCGAGACTCCCGCGCGGATCCCCTAATCAAGTTGTGCAAAAAATAAATCACACCGCATCAGGCGGTTATAAATTATAAACCAGTGTATGAAAACGGTAGGACCGTATCCGAATAAGGATGATGTGCGGTATAGTGAATGAGAGAAGAACCGCGGAAGGATCCCGGAGGGCATGATGCGGCGAAGGGGGCAGGGGTTGGTGGAGTTCGCCCTGGCGTTGCCCTTGTTGCTGTTTCTGGCGATGGCCATCGCGGATTTCGGGCGGATCCTGCTGATCTATGCGGAGCTGGGTGGGGGCGTGCGGGAGGCCCTGCGGTATGCCATCGTCCAGGCACCTACGAGCAGCATGACCAAAGCCCAGTGGAGCAGCTTTTGTTATGAGGCCCTGCTGGATCGCCTGAAGGCCACGCTGGTGCTGACCCCCAAGCAGGCGCTGGTCCCGCAGAGCACTTACTTTGTGTATTTCGAATCCTTCCGCTACGACACCGGACAATTCCAGCCGGCGGTGGAGTGCGCTTCGGTCGACAAGAAGTTCGTGCTGAAGCGGGAGGACCGGGTGGTGATCGATGCTCGGGTGACCGTCTCGCCGGTGACGCCGATGATCCAGGCCCTGCTGCCTCAGGTGACGATCCGGTATCGGGCCGGGCGGACCCTGTTCCCGCCGGACGGGGTGTATTTCGGCCCGAGCCAGCTGCCGAGCCCATAAATTAGGGAGGGAGGGGATCCATGGGGCAAGGACGCTCCGGTCAAACGCTGGTGCTGGTGGCGTTGATGCTGACGGCCCTGATCGGGCTGGCGGCCCTGGCCGTCGATGGCAACCAGGCTTATGCCCAGCGACGGCGGGCCCAGAACGCCGCGGACGCAGGGGCGCTGGCCGGGACGCGGGCGTTGTGGCTGGCCCAGCACGGCGCTGGCGATGAATCGGCGATCTTGCAGGCGATCCATCAGATCGTCGAGGCCCAGGGGATCCCGGACGCCGGCGGACAGCCGGGGGATGCGCAGAACCCAAACGTTCAGGCTTCCTACTACATCTCTGATACCGTGCAGATCCCGATCCCGGCTGGCGCGGTCCCTTCGAACGCCCGGGGGGTAGTGGTGGTAGTTCGGAATCCCTTCCGATCCTTCCTGGCGGCAGTGATCGGCCACGCCTGGCTGGAGGTGCGCGCTCAGGCCACTGCGATCTATTTCCCGGGCTGGAGCTCGGGCGAATACGCCCTGACCGCCCTGTGCAAGAATGAAAACACGAACGGGCCTTGTTATCAAAACGCCCTGAACCTGAGCGGGAGCGACATCTACATCAACGGGGGGATTCACTCGAATGCCGGCCTGAACCTCACAAACGCAGATCCCAGCAAAGCCCCTCACGTGGTGCTGGAGAACGGGGTGTGCGAATATGGGGGAGAGGCGTATGGCCTGAACGACGCCGGGCTGGGATGTGAAGGAGCCTCGCCGATCATCCTCGAGCCGTTGTATACCATCAACCAGTTCCAGCCGGGAGGGACCTACTGGCAGGATGCCGGGCGGAAATTCTGTCTGCAGCCCTCCTCCGCCCAGGGAGTGACCCTGGACCCGACGGCTCCCTACACGCCTACGGAGGGCTTCTGTGGCCCGAACACCCTCAGCACTTACCGCCTGGTGAACGAAGCGCTTTATTTTGTGAACGGAAATGTGACGGTGAAGATCCCCAGCGGTTGGACCACGCCGATCACCATCACCGTGGCCGCGACTGGGCGGATTAACGTAGACATGAAAAACTGTCCGGATATCGACGGGGATGGCCTCCCTGACTGTTCGCCGTTGTATGCTTACACGGCGAAGAGCCTTCTGTTCTTCAGTCCCGTGAAGGATGCCTCCACGCCGGTGATCCAGGTCAGTTCCCCCAATATTTACTGGAACGGCTTGATCTACGCGCCCGTCGGGCTGGTCCGTATGTCCAGCGCGGGCAACATCGTGACCGACGCGGGGGCCATCCTGGCCTGGCGGATCGATCTCTCGGGCAGCAATATTTCCATTATCGCTCAGCAGGGCCTGGGCCCGCTGGGGCGGCCGCGGATGAAACTGATCCGGTAGGAGGGAAGGGATGCGGCGGGGACAGGGGCTGGTGGAGCTGGCGCTCAGCCTGACGGTGTTG
The window above is part of the Thermoflexus hugenholtzii JAD2 genome. Proteins encoded here:
- a CDS encoding glycoside hydrolase family 2 TIM barrel-domain containing protein, with the translated sequence MRAHFLSHPAEIPSELPSEGWREISLPHQWTLEGIEAEVGWYRLELLAATGPRRWARLYADYFGRAWADEQFLGAHEGYFEPWLLELPREPHTLWLRVAAPKEPYGTVWPRLKRQIKGIFGQHDCRPGGATARGQERGTGGLWGGITIFETGPVALLHLTHQTFRRPQGWRLRIQLTLDALAAGRAELTFTLQPENFEGSSFTTTRMLDLEAGRQTISLIWDLPELPRWEIWERGFPHLYRLEAALGDQRVTAPIGFRTLGQEGAWLLLNDRRVFLRGTNIIPTQWLAAYTSEDAARDVHLLRAANLNAVRVHAHLTHPAFYEACDREGILVWQDFALQWGYADDEAFAQEAVRQAQAMVTHFGAHPSIFLWCAHNEPTHNRYTLAPLVAAAIRAADPTRPVKEASDFREHAYPGWYWGHMRDFQALPGAPLPSEFGAQALPRAELLRRVLGPDAWPPKWETWVYHNFQPEQTFRVAGVEMGERLEAFVENSQRYQARLIEFAIHTYRRAKGQITGYFHFMFVEPWEGITWAVLDVERVPKQGYFALQQASSPVLVSIVPYVERAGVGQPPLREVWVISDLDRPLSLRVSLRLEGPMAFPLGEMTVTLAPHEVRRVFEVMELFEAPLDQREALDTASALLRQLPPGRYSVIAEAWEGEHLWSRHVVEMEYLEPIGPQEEGFW
- a CDS encoding oligosaccharide flippase family protein — protein: MSLRARIELMTLRRIGGYARWRERLAVQSALWGMALGWSRFLGFFQTLLLAHWLGPADFGRFSALQSWLRFGHESGESGLSMLIIRDLSRGDAPRVRTYVILRGLWIAGLWGLAGLAAWGAVAPPAIQQELPALTPLLFLMLIIPLQGARLAAVGRLDRAAAVVFLTRTVGLTGMTLAARWGWTALWLGFAGAMALDSLGLWMAARRVGPPLWPAAGRRWMPEALKEGLQMLAFGILGSLYARADSLLLLSLRGSVEAGFYSLAYRFYEAGLLLSNALAVALLPRLAREETPAHRARRLLGAYLALPLSMAIGMALLAEPLIRLPFGPRYLPAVPMLRWLGLSWIPAFLSGLGSTVWISAGRSGRLLVVFALGAAVNLSLNLILIPRWGGVGAAIAMLASTTAMALAFLPTLRPR
- a CDS encoding DUF3105 domain-containing protein; the encoded protein is MVIYYDDPGPEALQTLRAWARMFNGPWDGIVVVPRPGLGRAVILTAWTRMLRLESWDPEATAAFVDAFRGRGPERPVR
- a CDS encoding TadE/TadG family type IV pilus assembly protein, translated to MRRRGQGLVEFALALPLLLFLAMAIADFGRILLIYAELGGGVREALRYAIVQAPTSSMTKAQWSSFCYEALLDRLKATLVLTPKQALVPQSTYFVYFESFRYDTGQFQPAVECASVDKKFVLKREDRVVIDARVTVSPVTPMIQALLPQVTIRYRAGRTLFPPDGVYFGPSQLPSP
- a CDS encoding Tad domain-containing protein, whose product is MGQGRSGQTLVLVALMLTALIGLAALAVDGNQAYAQRRRAQNAADAGALAGTRALWLAQHGAGDESAILQAIHQIVEAQGIPDAGGQPGDAQNPNVQASYYISDTVQIPIPAGAVPSNARGVVVVVRNPFRSFLAAVIGHAWLEVRAQATAIYFPGWSSGEYALTALCKNENTNGPCYQNALNLSGSDIYINGGIHSNAGLNLTNADPSKAPHVVLENGVCEYGGEAYGLNDAGLGCEGASPIILEPLYTINQFQPGGTYWQDAGRKFCLQPSSAQGVTLDPTAPYTPTEGFCGPNTLSTYRLVNEALYFVNGNVTVKIPSGWTTPITITVAATGRINVDMKNCPDIDGDGLPDCSPLYAYTAKSLLFFSPVKDASTPVIQVSSPNIYWNGLIYAPVGLVRMSSAGNIVTDAGAILAWRIDLSGSNISIIAQQGLGPLGRPRMKLIR